A stretch of Brassica napus cultivar Da-Ae chromosome C6, Da-Ae, whole genome shotgun sequence DNA encodes these proteins:
- the LOC106406810 gene encoding prohibitin-3, mitochondrial: MGSQQAAVSFLSNLAKAAFGLGTAATVLNTSLYTVDGGERAVIFDRFRGVMDQTVGEGTHFLIPILQKPHIFDIRTKPHTFSSISGTKDLQMVNLTLRVLSRPEVMRLPYIFQTLGLEYDEKVLPSIGNEVLKAVVAQFNADQLLTERPHVSALVRESLIKRAKDFNIVLDDVAITHLSYGYEFSKAVEQKQVAQQEAERSKFVVMKADQERRAAVIRAEGESEAAQLISDATAKAGMGLIELRRIEASREVAATLARSPNVAYLPGGQSMLFSLNR, from the exons ATGGGAAGCCAACAAGCGGCGGTTTCGTTCCTTTCCAATTTAGCAAAGGCGGCTTTCGGTCTGGGAACGGCGGCGACGGTGCTGAACACGTCGCTATACACAGTAGACGGCGGAGAGAGAGCTGTCATCTTCGATCGATTCAGAGGAGTGATGGATCAAACCGTCGGTGAAGGGACTCATTTCCTGATCCCGATTCTCCAGAAGCCTCACATCTTCGACATCCGCACGAAGCCTCACACCTTCTCTTCAATCTCCGGTACGAAGGATCTTCAGATGGTTAATCTCACCCTTCGTGTTCTCTCTCGCCCCGAG GTTATGCGTCTCCCATACATATTCCAAACGTTGGGTCTTGAGTATGATGAGAAGGTTCTTCCATCAATTGGAAACGAGGTTTTAAAAGCCGTGGTTGCACAGTTCAACGCTGACCAGCTCCTCACAGAGCGTCCTCACGTCTCAGCGCTTGTTCGTGAATCGCTAATCAAACGTGCCAAAGACTTCAACATTGTGCTCGACGACGTTGCAATCACGCACTTGTCTTACGGTTATGAGTTCTCAAAGGCTGTTGAGCAGAAACAAGTGGCTCAGCAAGAGGCAGAGCGCTCTAAGTTTGTGGTGATGAAGGCTGATCAAGAGAGGAGAGCCGCGGTTATAAGAGCTGAAGGTGAGAGCGAAGCTGCACAGCTGATCTCTGATGCTACGGCTAAAGCTGGTATGGGACTTATCGAACTTAGGAGGATTGAGGCTTCGAGGGAGGTCGCAGCTACTCTTGCTAGATCTCCTAATGTGGCTTACTTGCCCGGCGGCCAGAGCATGCTCTTTTCTCTGAACCGTTGA